One genomic segment of Rhabdothermincola salaria includes these proteins:
- a CDS encoding helix-turn-helix domain-containing protein — MVQKPHENPAEPLMTAGRSTDEIAAVVEARAAGATHLQIAAALGVSRKTVQRLLARPAVKQEVHQRRIDRMEELTIGLVSLADSATSVLAGLLQSDDEGVQHRAAVQAIALALRAHTRLSVDHEVGGRLRELESIHRQAEAVADQMAEYQELIAAMPDEEDHR, encoded by the coding sequence ATGGTTCAGAAGCCACATGAGAATCCCGCCGAACCGTTGATGACCGCTGGCCGCTCGACCGATGAGATCGCAGCGGTTGTCGAGGCCCGTGCGGCGGGAGCGACCCATCTACAGATCGCTGCGGCGCTCGGTGTCTCGCGCAAGACCGTTCAGCGTCTGCTCGCCCGTCCCGCAGTGAAGCAAGAGGTCCACCAACGTCGCATCGACCGGATGGAGGAGCTCACCATCGGGCTGGTCTCGCTGGCCGACAGCGCCACGAGCGTCTTGGCGGGCCTCCTCCAATCAGACGACGAGGGCGTCCAGCACCGGGCAGCTGTCCAGGCCATTGCCTTGGCGCTTCGGGCTCACACCCGTCTTTCGGTTGACCACGAGGTGGGGGGCCGGCTGCGAGAGCTCGAGAGCATCCACCGGCAGGCCGAGGCCGTGGCCGACCAGATGGCCGAATACCAGGAACTCATCGCCGCCATGCCAGACGAGGAGGATCACCGATGA
- a CDS encoding VOC family protein has product MRGPGSGVGEGIVAIPGLKGVSHVSINVSDMDRSKDWYRDVLGWEELFDEHLAGEDFETITGTPGAEGRASGGRIGDLRVELMSFNYTPAVLPGNGLGLRVLSLEVSDADEAHTAMRDLGVTCVTAPVDLHGTRMFFIVDPDGQGIEVVEYVAGGPAWGGAYR; this is encoded by the coding sequence ATGCGGGGCCCGGGGTCGGGCGTCGGGGAGGGCATCGTGGCGATACCGGGTCTGAAGGGCGTGTCGCACGTGTCGATCAACGTCTCCGACATGGACCGGTCGAAGGACTGGTACCGCGACGTGCTGGGCTGGGAGGAGCTCTTCGACGAGCACCTCGCCGGCGAGGACTTCGAGACCATCACCGGCACGCCCGGCGCTGAAGGGCGAGCGAGCGGCGGACGCATCGGTGACCTGCGCGTCGAGTTGATGTCGTTCAACTACACGCCTGCCGTCCTTCCCGGGAACGGCCTCGGTCTACGCGTCCTCTCCCTCGAGGTATCCGACGCCGACGAGGCGCACACCGCCATGCGCGACCTCGGAGTGACCTGCGTGACCGCACCGGTGGACCTGCACGGCACCCGCATGTTCTTCATCGTCGACCCCGACGGCCAGGGCATCGAGGTCGTGGAATACGTCGCCGGCGGACCCGCCTGGGGCGGCGCCTACCGCTGA
- a CDS encoding DUF2254 domain-containing protein gives MTLRTSAFVERIRASLFFIPMLGVVVAVIVASMAIAFDSRIDQDGSDLPLGFTSTVDSARALLGTVAGATITFAAIAFSVSLLIIQQASSQYSPRVVRTLFRDPFNKRVMGLVVGTFTYCLLILRSVRSSLEQGGDPVIPNLSVAIGVTFGIITILAIVAFIDHSAHSMDISTILEDVEDQAITQIRREWQTPDTATTPTPPPPRPSDPVHVVRFDRSGWVQQIDLDKAIGSIPTGQTMWVETYPGRYAIEGTPIGDLSSVPDDADAFEREVLAAIRIGDTRTMQQDVSFGLRQLADIALKALSPSINDPTTAQDAIFHSAAVLAELLRREPPSSVRSNGDGTRVVLVHQPTHDDLIRLAFDEVRQTAASMPEVCIYLLEALELLTEAIDDSKTDRAESLRHQAELVVAGCAAADSLPVDIHNVEQAFQKRFETR, from the coding sequence GTGACGTTGCGGACGAGCGCCTTTGTCGAGCGAATCAGGGCCAGCCTCTTCTTCATCCCCATGCTCGGTGTGGTCGTGGCGGTGATCGTCGCGTCGATGGCGATCGCGTTCGACAGCCGGATCGACCAGGACGGCTCAGATCTCCCCCTCGGGTTCACCTCGACGGTGGACAGTGCCCGGGCCCTGCTCGGGACCGTGGCCGGCGCCACCATCACCTTCGCCGCCATTGCTTTCTCGGTCTCGTTGCTGATCATCCAACAGGCGTCGAGCCAGTACTCGCCCCGGGTCGTGCGCACCCTGTTCCGTGACCCGTTCAACAAGCGGGTCATGGGTCTCGTGGTGGGCACCTTCACCTACTGTCTCCTCATTCTGCGCTCGGTCCGGTCCTCGCTCGAACAAGGGGGCGATCCGGTCATCCCCAACCTCTCGGTCGCCATCGGGGTCACGTTCGGCATCATCACGATTCTGGCGATCGTCGCCTTCATCGACCACAGCGCCCACTCGATGGACATCAGCACGATCCTCGAGGACGTCGAGGACCAAGCCATCACGCAGATCCGCCGCGAGTGGCAGACGCCCGACACCGCAACCACCCCGACGCCCCCGCCGCCGCGCCCGTCCGACCCCGTCCACGTCGTTCGCTTCGACCGCAGCGGCTGGGTGCAACAGATCGATCTCGACAAGGCCATCGGTTCCATCCCGACCGGACAGACGATGTGGGTCGAGACGTACCCGGGCCGCTACGCCATCGAGGGAACACCCATCGGTGACCTCTCGAGCGTGCCCGACGATGCCGATGCCTTCGAGCGCGAGGTCCTTGCTGCGATCAGGATTGGCGACACGCGCACCATGCAACAGGACGTCTCGTTCGGGTTGCGCCAACTCGCCGATATCGCACTCAAGGCCCTTTCGCCCAGCATCAACGACCCCACCACTGCCCAGGACGCGATCTTCCACTCCGCCGCAGTACTCGCCGAGCTGCTCCGGCGAGAACCACCATCGTCCGTCAGGTCGAACGGCGACGGCACTCGAGTGGTGTTGGTCCATCAGCCAACCCACGACGACCTGATCCGCCTCGCCTTCGACGAGGTCCGCCAGACCGCCGCAAGCATGCCCGAAGTGTGCATCTACCTTCTCGAGGCCCTCGAGCTGCTCACCGAGGCCATCGACGACAGCAAGACGGACCGGGCCGAGTCGCTTCGCCACCAAGCCGAGCTCGTCGTCGCAGGATGCGCCGCCGCGGACAGCCTCCCCGTCGACATCCACAACGTCGAACAGGCCTTCCAGAAGCGCTTCGAGACCCGATGA
- a CDS encoding DoxX family protein: MNLIGKIAQTAAALWILNVWFNRFNKDTGYRGGNATNMKEEFEEYGLSEPTMYAVGAAKVSLAGLMLVGHGVPRVTRPASIGLAMFMLGAIGMHIKVGDPVKRYLPALSVFSLATISAVLNGNDRRPAHH, translated from the coding sequence ATGAACCTGATCGGCAAGATCGCCCAGACCGCCGCCGCTCTTTGGATCTTGAACGTCTGGTTCAACCGGTTCAACAAGGACACCGGCTACCGGGGCGGCAACGCGACGAACATGAAGGAGGAGTTCGAGGAGTACGGGCTCTCCGAGCCAACGATGTATGCGGTGGGCGCGGCAAAGGTGAGCCTGGCGGGCCTGATGCTCGTGGGACACGGCGTCCCGCGAGTCACCCGACCGGCCTCGATCGGTCTTGCGATGTTCATGCTCGGCGCCATTGGGATGCACATCAAGGTCGGAGACCCGGTGAAGCGATACCTGCCCGCGCTCTCGGTCTTCTCGCTGGCCACGATCTCAGCGGTACTCAACGGCAACGACCGCCGCCCGGCGCATCACTGA
- a CDS encoding glycine-rich protein, whose translation MGGLALACVGFSAAAGAQSAETVVEFDYTGSATPFTVPADVCAVTVDALGAEGAAGENPDGTPPPGGLGGRATATISVTPGEVLHVVVGGGGVGSTGGFNGGGSGGVADEEDGGGGGGASDVRRAPHGLSERLVVAGGGGGGGGDSATGFGGGGAGGGSVGGDGAPSDSEDPSLPGGGGTQTAGGTAPTLTDPTATPGTFGQGGQGGEGNPSVEVSPDDAGGGGGGGYYGGGGGAGEDDNADPPTDGGGGGGGGSGFGPPGVVFETGVSSGDGMVEISYTVDPGCDAAVSTTPTAPVAPVAQATAARPAFTG comes from the coding sequence GTGGGCGGTCTCGCCTTGGCTTGTGTCGGGTTCTCGGCGGCAGCCGGCGCCCAGAGCGCCGAGACGGTCGTGGAGTTCGACTACACGGGGTCTGCGACGCCGTTCACAGTGCCGGCCGACGTCTGTGCGGTGACGGTCGATGCCCTTGGGGCCGAAGGCGCAGCCGGAGAGAACCCGGACGGCACGCCACCCCCTGGTGGGCTCGGTGGCCGTGCAACTGCAACGATCTCCGTCACTCCTGGTGAGGTCCTCCACGTCGTGGTGGGCGGTGGAGGCGTCGGGTCGACCGGGGGCTTCAACGGTGGGGGGTCCGGCGGCGTGGCCGACGAGGAGGACGGCGGTGGCGGTGGCGGTGCCTCCGACGTGCGCCGAGCGCCACACGGGCTGTCCGAGCGCCTCGTGGTTGCGGGCGGCGGTGGTGGTGGCGGTGGCGACAGCGCAACAGGCTTCGGCGGTGGTGGCGCAGGCGGTGGCAGCGTCGGCGGAGATGGAGCACCCAGCGACTCCGAGGATCCGAGTCTTCCCGGAGGCGGCGGCACCCAGACCGCAGGTGGCACTGCACCCACACTGACCGACCCGACGGCCACTCCGGGCACGTTCGGCCAGGGCGGTCAAGGCGGGGAGGGCAACCCCTCCGTCGAGGTCAGCCCTGACGACGCCGGCGGTGGTGGCGGCGGTGGCTACTACGGCGGCGGCGGCGGTGCCGGCGAGGACGACAACGCCGACCCGCCCACCGACGGTGGTGGTGGAGGTGGTGGAGGGTCTGGCTTCGGTCCCCCCGGTGTCGTGTTCGAGACCGGTGTGAGCTCCGGCGACGGCATGGTCGAGATCTCCTACACCGTCGATCCGGGCTGCGACGCCGCTGTGTCCACCACGCCCACCGCGCCGGTTGCGCCCGTGGCGCAGGCGACGGCGGCTCGGCCTGCGTTCACTGGCTGA
- a CDS encoding DnaB-like helicase C-terminal domain-containing protein produces MEQRVVSAALALDRWLDRLDQRWSAPPPLAGVIDPEPVATGVVPLDAVLDGGVQRGEVTVVLADLVAQAGALALSAATSTEAPCLVASPEPIEVLTARLLASQAEVAAVAVADGAMSEAEWETVAAAVGMMSASALSVSDVGSLTALARVVSSADVDLVVVVDAERYGPPSDVVAALGRLSRTAGVAVLAALADPGGELSGGGGRMVQMHSFRLGGAATLVHAPPGSFPTAAQATVSLVAGCVR; encoded by the coding sequence ATGGAGCAGCGAGTGGTCTCGGCCGCTCTGGCGTTGGATCGGTGGTTGGACCGACTCGATCAGCGCTGGTCAGCACCCCCACCGCTTGCCGGGGTGATCGATCCCGAGCCGGTGGCCACCGGGGTGGTGCCGCTCGACGCCGTGCTGGACGGGGGCGTGCAGCGCGGTGAGGTGACGGTGGTGCTGGCTGACCTGGTGGCCCAGGCGGGGGCGCTGGCGCTGTCGGCGGCCACGTCGACCGAAGCGCCCTGCCTGGTGGCCAGCCCGGAGCCGATCGAGGTGCTCACCGCTCGGCTCCTGGCCTCACAAGCCGAGGTGGCGGCGGTGGCCGTAGCCGACGGCGCCATGAGCGAGGCGGAGTGGGAGACCGTCGCCGCCGCGGTGGGCATGATGAGCGCCTCGGCGTTGTCGGTGAGCGACGTCGGGTCGTTGACGGCGTTGGCCCGGGTGGTGTCGTCGGCCGATGTCGATCTGGTGGTCGTGGTCGACGCCGAGCGCTACGGACCGCCTTCCGACGTGGTCGCTGCCCTCGGACGTCTGTCGCGCACCGCGGGCGTGGCGGTCCTCGCTGCGCTGGCCGACCCGGGGGGCGAGCTCAGCGGTGGGGGAGGGAGGATGGTACAGATGCACTCGTTTCGGCTCGGCGGCGCCGCCACCCTGGTGCATGCCCCACCCGGGTCGTTCCCCACCGCCGCTCAGGCCACGGTCTCCCTGGTGGCCGGCTGCGTGCGCTGA
- a CDS encoding cytidine deaminase: protein MTPSELVAAARECRSNAHVPYSKFRAGAAVHTDSDSVVPGTIVENVSLGLAMCAERVALFSTVALGARPLALALVAPRTGEDLTWPCGACLQVALELGGSTMPIYVSSVANDAPISESTVGELLPNGPFVRR, encoded by the coding sequence ATGACGCCGAGCGAACTGGTGGCTGCTGCCCGAGAGTGTCGATCCAACGCCCACGTGCCCTATTCCAAGTTCCGAGCCGGAGCGGCGGTGCACACCGACTCCGACAGTGTCGTCCCCGGCACGATCGTCGAGAACGTCTCACTCGGGTTGGCCATGTGCGCCGAGCGTGTCGCCCTCTTCTCCACGGTTGCGCTCGGTGCCCGACCGCTTGCGCTGGCCCTCGTCGCACCACGCACCGGCGAGGACCTCACCTGGCCGTGCGGAGCCTGCCTCCAAGTGGCGCTCGAGCTCGGGGGTTCGACGATGCCGATCTACGTCAGTTCGGTTGCCAACGACGCCCCGATCAGCGAATCGACCGTCGGCGAGCTCCTCCCGAACGGGCCATTCGTCCGTCGCTGA
- a CDS encoding fatty acid desaturase family protein, translated as MSSATENPTVENPTAENPTAENPTAENPTAENPTAENPTALGRPRLSLVSAVRPGDADIRRGRRRLHAKAVGIAALVIVAYWGLVFSSTGWLGRIGFTGLLVVCVVAVGTGILHDANHGAFSASRRTNRLVAYSADVLGASSWVWRFKHNTLHHAHTNVVGRDSDIEQSPFARLAPQQAWRSWHRYQHVYMWVLYGFLTVKWFFASDVAALLKGGFGTDRFPRPPRRREVAVVAGGKLVHLGWAVFIPLLFHPWWGVALFYLVGSWLVGFSLAMVFQLAHCTDTVEFLDGADAERHESFEMRQLRTTANIECRAPLLGGFVRWIMGGLDHQIEHHLSPRLPHTLYPAMATRLRATCAEQALPYHVHRSVWAALRSHGRWLKLLGQDPSKLVVEAEITSDGATTVRTGPSLGAVAVSYQSVHGRVGP; from the coding sequence ATGTCTTCAGCGACCGAGAACCCAACCGTCGAGAACCCAACGGCCGAGAACCCAACGGCCGAGAACCCAACGGCCGAGAACCCAACGGCCGAGAACCCAACGGCCGAGAACCCAACTGCGCTCGGTCGGCCCCGGTTGTCCCTGGTTAGCGCCGTCCGCCCGGGCGACGCCGATATCCGGCGCGGACGTCGGCGCCTGCACGCCAAGGCCGTCGGCATCGCTGCGCTCGTCATCGTCGCCTACTGGGGTCTCGTGTTCTCCTCGACCGGTTGGTTGGGTCGGATCGGGTTCACCGGGTTGCTCGTTGTCTGTGTCGTGGCGGTCGGCACCGGCATACTGCACGACGCCAACCACGGGGCGTTCAGCGCGTCGCGGCGCACGAACCGCCTGGTCGCGTACAGCGCCGACGTGCTCGGCGCGAGCTCGTGGGTGTGGCGCTTCAAGCACAACACGTTGCACCATGCCCACACCAACGTCGTCGGTCGCGACAGCGACATCGAGCAGTCGCCGTTCGCTCGTCTGGCCCCCCAACAGGCGTGGCGCTCGTGGCACCGCTACCAGCATGTGTACATGTGGGTCCTGTACGGCTTCCTCACCGTGAAGTGGTTCTTCGCGTCCGACGTCGCCGCCCTCCTGAAGGGCGGGTTCGGCACCGACCGGTTCCCTCGCCCGCCCCGACGCCGCGAGGTTGCGGTCGTCGCCGGCGGCAAGCTGGTGCACCTCGGGTGGGCGGTCTTCATCCCCCTCTTGTTCCACCCGTGGTGGGGGGTCGCGCTCTTCTACCTGGTCGGATCGTGGCTGGTGGGCTTCTCCCTCGCCATGGTGTTCCAGTTGGCCCACTGCACCGACACCGTCGAGTTCCTCGATGGGGCTGACGCCGAGCGACACGAGTCGTTCGAGATGCGTCAACTGCGCACGACCGCCAACATCGAGTGTCGGGCGCCGCTGCTCGGCGGGTTCGTCCGCTGGATCATGGGTGGCCTCGACCACCAGATCGAGCACCACCTCTCCCCCCGGCTGCCGCACACCCTGTATCCGGCCATGGCGACCCGGCTCCGAGCCACTTGTGCCGAACAGGCCCTTCCGTATCACGTCCATCGGTCCGTTTGGGCCGCGTTGCGGTCGCACGGCCGCTGGCTCAAGCTGCTCGGCCAGGATCCGTCGAAGTTGGTGGTCGAGGCCGAGATCACCTCCGACGGCGCGACAACAGTGCGCACCGGGCCCTCGCTCGGAGCGGTTGCAGTTTCGTACCAGTCGGTCCATGGGAGGGTCGGTCCGTGA